The sequence AAAGAGTTGCGGACAGATTAGGTCATGACAGAAGATATTCCATAAACTACAACAAAATAAAAAAATTAGGTTATAAACCGCAGTTTACATTTGAAAAAGCCATTAAAGAAACAGTAAAATGGTATAAAGAAAATAAGTAGCAATCTATTTTTATGCGGCAGATTTCAAATATCTGCCGCTATAACGGCTTAAACACTTCAGTCTTACACATCTTTGGCTTACACATCTTAGGAAAACTGAAAGTAAACTTTTAAATTTAAAGGCTTTACTTGAAACGTTTTAAAAACTCAAAACCGGCATTACGCTCAAAAGGGCAATCTCTTGTAGAAGCGGCTTTATTTATGCCGTTAATAGTGTTTTTTCTTTTTGCAGTTGTTTGGTTTGCGCGGGTTGCGCTTACATGGCAGCAGCTTACGGGCGCCGCTCGCTACGGCACAGATTTATTAGTTTATACTCGCTACAGCGAAGACACTATAAAAGGTTTCATAATAAACTATCTTTGCCACAGCTCAAATATAGGCAGAACGCTTGACAGAGAAAAACTAAACGTAGTCGTAAAAGCTAACGATTCTCAAAAACTTGATTACTCTTTGTCATTGGATAATATAGCTAATTTTAGCCCTACGGAACTTGTAAAGCTTAAAGATTCTTTGTTGGCTGTAAATTTAAAAAAGTCATATGTAGAGCTTGTATATACTTATAAAATTCCGCCAATACTTAAATTTACAGGCAGGGAAAATATAGAAATTAAAGCGCGTTCCGAAATTTTGTCCGGTACGGGAAGTTCCAGCGAGACAAAGCGCGCAAACTAAGGAGAATGTAATGTTAAACTTCGGTTGGGTTAAAAGACACAAAGGTCAGGGAATGGTGGAGTATATTTTGATAGTGGCAGTTGTGGTAGGGATTGTGTTTGCTGTATATAAAACTTTAGGAAGCACAATTAAGGGGCAGTTTGAAAAAGCAACAGAAGTAGTTGAAACTGCAGACGTTGAGTAAGGCGGATAATTTGTAAAGAGTATAGCGTATAGCATATAATTACAAAAATGGAGAAAACAATGAAAAAGGCATTATTTGCATTGGTTTTAGTTTTTGCCGCGGCAAATGTTTTTGCAGATAATTTATATCTCAATAACGGTGAAGTGTTGGACGGCAAAATAATTCAGGAAACAGCTGATTCTTATCTTTTTCAACAGGGCTCGTCTTGGAAGCAAATTAAAAAAACGGATGTTACTTTTGCAGGTAACGTTGCGGCTAATAATTCTTCCGGCATACCTGATATTGACTTAATTTTAAAGTTAGGCACAGATTTATCAGGCAAAACATTTTTGGGAAGCAAAAACGATGTTGGAACTTTATATGACAAACCTAAACAATTTCATATTGCTCTTGAGTTGGATTTCAAAGCATTTAAGAATATTTATTTAGGCTTTGGCGCAGGAATAAATCCTTCCACTAATCTTGACGGAAAAGCAGTCTATTACACGGATATACCATATTACTTGATTGCAAAATTTAAGCAAAGCATAGGGGAAAATAAAAACGTTTACGTGTCGGGAAATATAGGTTCTCATTCTTTAACGTTTAAGGGAAGTCCGGGAGTTGATCCTGGATATGATGTAAGCAATAAAATGCCTCTTTATTATGGAATTAATGCCGGAGTTGAGTTAAGCGACCTAATATTAGAACTTGCTTTTCTTTCATCTATGGGAGAGCTTAGCTCTGAAGAGGCGAATACAGGTGGTTGGGGAGTTGTTCGCAATAGCTATGATTTCCTAAGCCAGAGCGTAGTATTTTCAATAGGTTATAAAATATTTTAAGGAACTTTAAACTAATATGAAAAAAACAGTTTTACTTGCCGCTGTTTTTGCGGTGTTTGCCGCTTTGTTTGCGTTTTTGTTTTTTAACGGTATAGAAACAAAATACAAAACTCTTGCGGAGCCCGTAAAAGTTTTAGTTGCAAATCAGAGAATAGTTCAGGGAACGGTTATCCGCGCGGATATGCTTGCCGTAAAAGCTGTTCCTAAAGAATATGTTCAGCCTAAAGCGTTTGCAAACGCCTCGTCGCTTTTTACAAAAGACGGAGCGCCCTTGTATATTGCTCTTAACGCCATTGAGTCTGGGGAACAAATCCTTTCAACAAAAGTATCCCAAACAAATTCCGACACGGGAGTTTCAAGCATAATTCCCGACGGTAAAAAAGCGCTTGTGGTAAGTTTTGACAATGACATTTCGGGAATAACTCCAGGCAGCAGAATAGACGTTTTAAGCATTATAGAGTATGCCGATACAAACAAACAATTTAACGAAGCGGCGTATGTAATAGCGCAGGATATTCTTGTTTTAGCCGTCGGAGAAAATTATCTGGGCGCGGCAAGAAAAACCGGCGAACAAGATTCTTCCAAGAAGTCTGCGGTAACGCTGTCTGTAAGTATTGAAGAGGCGCAAAGCATTCTTCTTGCCGACGAAAGGGGAAGTTTAAAGTTTGTTATAAGACCTTCCGGCGACAACGAAGTAATTCCCGTAAAAGCCGTGAAAATTTCAGATATTGTCCGCGATATTTCAAAAACGCAAAGCCAGCCTCAGAAGACACAAAATGTCAGCCGGAAAGAAACGTTAGACATATTAAATAAGTATTCAAACTCTTTAAACAGGTAAAAATGTTTTTAATATCGCCCGCAATATCTATATTTTACAGAGCGTTAATTGCAAACGGACTTTCCTGCGTTGCCTCAAACGGCAGCGCGGAAAGTATAGTTGTAGATTTTTCCGTGCCGGGCAACGAAGCGTTTTGGTCTGTTTATAAAAACGGAATAAAATACGTTGAAGATATTTTGCCTGCGCTTGCGGGAATAAATTCTAAAATGCTTAAAAGTTTTTTATGCCCCCAAGGCGCAAATTTGGTCTTGGGGTTTAAAGAAAAAACTATAAACGATATTCCGGTTGAGAGCGTTTTATATCTTATCAATGCTCTTAACGAGGAGTTTAAATATGTTTTTATAGTTTTGCCGGATGAAAATAAAACCGCGTCGCTTGAACTTGTTAAAAGAGCAAAATGCGTTTTTCTTCCGTTTATGTCCGACACGGTCTCTTCAAAAGCCGCTATGCTTTTGTCTGGTTTTTATCTTGCCAATTGCAGCTTAAAACCTCGTATTTTGCCTCTAAAACTTGATACAGGCCACAACTTCCATTCGGAAACGGTTTTAAAGACAAACGATTTATTCAAAAACTCTCTCTCGGCGGATTTTAACGCCGACATTCAGGAACAAATTATATCTCCAAGATATTCCTACAGAGATAAAAACAGTTCTCTTGCCGCGTCTTATAAAACGGCTCTTGAGTTTTGCGACAATGCTAAATATGAAGTTGAAACTTCAAAAGAAGATAAAGATAAATTTTTTCAAAATGAAAGCGTATATACAGATTTAAGAAACTCCATTCACGCAAAACTTGTGGACGAAATGAAAGCCTATGCGGACGAAACGGATTCTGAAAAATTAAAACAAACCGCAAAAACAAAAATAGATGAAATAGTCCAAAAACTAAATTTAAAAATTCCCAAAGAGATATACGAAAAACTTTTAAAAGAACTTGGCGACGATGTGGCAGGTCTTGGCGTGCTTGAAGATTTTTTAAAAGACGAAAAAATTACGGAAATAATGGTTAATGGCTATAACAGCATATACATTGAAAAAGCGGGCAAACTTACCGAAACCGGCGTAACATTTCCCGACGAAAAAAGGCTTAAAACCGTAATAGACAG is a genomic window of Endomicrobium proavitum containing:
- the cpaB gene encoding Flp pilus assembly protein CpaB; translation: MKKTVLLAAVFAVFAALFAFLFFNGIETKYKTLAEPVKVLVANQRIVQGTVIRADMLAVKAVPKEYVQPKAFANASSLFTKDGAPLYIALNAIESGEQILSTKVSQTNSDTGVSSIIPDGKKALVVSFDNDISGITPGSRIDVLSIIEYADTNKQFNEAAYVIAQDILVLAVGENYLGAARKTGEQDSSKKSAVTLSVSIEEAQSILLADERGSLKFVIRPSGDNEVIPVKAVKISDIVRDISKTQSQPQKTQNVSRKETLDILNKYSNSLNR
- a CDS encoding Flp family type IVb pilin, translating into MLNFGWVKRHKGQGMVEYILIVAVVVGIVFAVYKTLGSTIKGQFEKATEVVETADVE
- a CDS encoding CpaF family protein yields the protein MFLISPAISIFYRALIANGLSCVASNGSAESIVVDFSVPGNEAFWSVYKNGIKYVEDILPALAGINSKMLKSFLCPQGANLVLGFKEKTINDIPVESVLYLINALNEEFKYVFIVLPDENKTASLELVKRAKCVFLPFMSDTVSSKAAMLLSGFYLANCSLKPRILPLKLDTGHNFHSETVLKTNDLFKNSLSADFNADIQEQIISPRYSYRDKNSSLAASYKTALEFCDNAKYEVETSKEDKDKFFQNESVYTDLRNSIHAKLVDEMKAYADETDSEKLKQTAKTKIDEIVQKLNLKIPKEIYEKLLKELGDDVAGLGVLEDFLKDEKITEIMVNGYNSIYIEKAGKLTETGVTFPDEKRLKTVIDRIVSQIGRHVDEASPIVDARLKDGSRVNAVIRPISLNGPVLTIRKFLKNKLSADSLVSSGSISAEMVEFLKIAVLLKRNIIISGGTGTGKTTLLNAVSSFIGAQERLVTIEDSAELQLQQKHVVRMESRPKSTEGTGEVSIRRLVVNALRMRPDRIIVGECRSGEALDMIQAMSTGHEGSMTTLHANSPQDAVSRLVTMVLMSGMELPERSIVSQIASAINVIVQLTRYSDGSRKISSISVLNKTENDKLYEIKPVFRFELTGLENGAQKGEFKASGFIPDFIKDASKRGVKIDLEIFK
- a CDS encoding TadE family protein, translating into MKRFKNSKPALRSKGQSLVEAALFMPLIVFFLFAVVWFARVALTWQQLTGAARYGTDLLVYTRYSEDTIKGFIINYLCHSSNIGRTLDREKLNVVVKANDSQKLDYSLSLDNIANFSPTELVKLKDSLLAVNLKKSYVELVYTYKIPPILKFTGRENIEIKARSEILSGTGSSSETKRAN